TAGCACTGACATATTTGAGTGCTTTGAGTATCTGTACTTCATTTTCCTACAAAATAAgaataaataaaatttaaacattacAGATCCCAGTTGTTTTTGTTTACCTCCATGGCTATGTTTTAAAATGAAAACGATCACATGTATTACCCCTTGCATATATAGTCCTCCAGGAATAGCGTGACGCGCTGTATCTAGCGCAGTCTCCCCTTTCTCGTTCATTAAATGCAATTGTACTTTTCTATTACCAAGTAAAGAACAAAACATTCGTAGACTTCCTTTTCTTATAGCTAGGTGTAGTCCAGTGTTCCCATCTTTGTCTTGCATATTCAAAATCCATGACAATGATATGTTTCGACAAGCATAATCGACAGTCCCTATATCCATTCTATCAACTGCAACATGAAGAAATGTCCTTCCCCTAGCATCGAGCAAACCAGCACAATTGGGTGACTTCATAACAAAATCAGTGATGACCCGTGTTGCACCGACGGAGGCAGCCACGTGTGTGGGAAATGATCCATTGTGGTCATGTTCATACAATGCATCTGGACTGGCTATCAATAATTGTGAACATATTTGCCGTAGAGTACCGATAACAGCAAAGTGAAGAGGTGTACTTCCGTTTTTGTCCCCTTTTAACATAAGGTTGTTGTTCCACTCTAACAACATCTTCATAAGATCTGTGAGTGCGTCTTTCCGTTAAGCCAATCAATACTAGAGAGCAAAAAAGCAAGAATTTGAAAAGAATGCTAAATCAAATGTGTACATGCATCAGTATAATAAGTCAAGGTGACATGCACTAATGTTTATGTACTGCTGGTTAGTTGAGTGTCCTGGTTCACGAGAATTAACATGTTTGGCCTGGTAACCATGCTTAATTCTTGATCGTGTTAGAAGTATAATTATATTTAAGTTGGAGATAGAATAAGATTAAATCAAGTggaagagcatctacagccaggcGCCTTATATCCATCTCATACGCCCAGCAGGCCGTTCGATCACTGACCTGTCACAAAATACCGACCCAACCAAAGTCTCAAACGGTCCTCAAACGCTCGGGCTGACCGGAACCCCGCATATCCATCCCAAATGTAGGGCGGATAGGAGGCGGCCCGGCCGCGCCCGCCAAGTCTGCCCGGCCCACTGCTAGCCCACCTCGACCCGACAAAAACCCCCGTTCGGCAGAAACCCTAGCCCACTCTGCTCCGCtccgctcccctcccctccccgacGCTCCCATTTTCCCAATCTGCCAAATTCCTAGCGCCAGCGAGCATGTCCAGCACATGCAGCCACTTCGACGGCagctccgaagatgaggaggagctgGCGCTCCGTATCGCGCTCGAGCGCTCGCGGGTCGATAAGGGCGGTAGCTCCGGGTCCGGTGCGACACCCCCTGTCGACCGTCGTGGCAGCTTCGATGTCGGCACCGGCCCTTCTCGCCCCACGTGCCGATCTGCGAGGCCTGCCCGAtggcctcctccacctccggccgctgGGCAGCGCTGGGTTATAGTGCTCGCTCAGCTGATGCCGTGGATGCGGACTCCAGAGTTGGAGNNNNNNNNNNNNNNNNNNNNNNNNNNNNNNNNNNNNNNNNNNNNNNNNNNNNNNNNNNNNNNNNNNNNNNNNNNNNNNNNNNNNNNNNNNNNNNNNNNNNNNNNNNNNNNNNNNNNNNNNNNNNNNNNNNNNNNNNNNNNNNNNNNNNNNNNNNNNNNNNNNNNNNNNNNNNNNNNNNNNNNNNNNNNNNNNNNNNNNNNNNNNNNNNNNNNNNNNNNNNNNNNNNNNNNNNNNNNNNNNNNNNNNNNNNNNNNNNNNNNNNNNNNNNNNNNNNNNNNNNNNNNNNNNNNNNNNNNNNNNNNNNNNNNNNNNNNNNNGGGGGGGTCCAACGGGTCTGCACAGTCCGCCCGCCGCTGCCGTGTGCCCGACAGGAGGACCGTCTCTTCGAGTGGGCGCGCTACCGGTCACTGACTAAGGCGGAGATGAAGGCCTAACGGATCCGGAGGCTCAACGCCAAGCAGCTCCTGCTCGGCATTTTGCAatccgagcgggaggcggcggaggcatCGAGGGTGACCAAGCTCAAGCGCGCAAGCAACACCACGTCGTCCTGCGCTTGCAAGGTTTCATCGTCATCTCTGATTCTTCCTCCTCCGACGGCTCCGACGTGAACCCACCTCCTGCCATGGACTCCTACAGCTGCGCCGGCGACCAGAAGGTCAAAGGGCCGGCGAGGAAGTGCTGAAGATCCGTCTTGATTTCaagtttttatttttagtttgaacTTGTCCGCCATATTATGTGTATTATGTGAACTTTAGTTATCTGTTGATGATCCGGCTATGATCTTTTGATGAATTGATTACGCACTTGTATGTCCGCTCATGATCTACCTAGTTTTTATCAACGTTGCATGGTTTAGTATGAATATAGGGGACGGAATATGAGATACACGAGTGTCGAGACATAGACATAGGGTGTGCCTGGTCAGTGCCCGCGGACACGCACGGGCGCGTCCATGGGCGTTTGAAGGGTCGGATTTGCTGAGTCCGGCTGTAGATACTCTAACTTTCCCTTTACTTCAAGTCCCTATCCCTTATATTGCATTGTCTATATATATGCTCCATACGAGGGTCAAATCAACACAACTCAATATAACACAAATATTAGTCGTCCTATCATTTCTGCTTGGTATTAGAGTGATTAGTCTCATGACGTCGATCCTAGGTTCCTCCACCATTTCAACAGCGTGCCGCCCCCGGGGAGATTAATCTTTTCTCCCGGGGGTGTGACACCTGATCTAATCAAGGATTAGATCGGCTCCATGGATTAGATCAATTCCCTAGATTCAATTTTCAGTTCCAAAAATCCAAAATCCCATTATATTAGTTTTCCCTTAGGCAACCACGATAGATTTACCCCGGTCAAAAAAAATCATTAGGGTCTCCATCCGGCGGAACATGCATCGACCCGAGGTCCTTACCACACGCGCACATCAAACTCTCTTGACAGCAAGCTTTAGCAGATCCGACACCACACTTCGGCCGTGTTAGCAAGTGTGTGACGGACGCGCACGCGACATGCGTGTGAATGGTCCACTCGGTCTGTTGCCTTGCAGGAGCGCAACTTCCTTTCACGTTTTTTTGGGTGTCTTGATAGACAAATTGGTTGTTTTTTTTGTCTGACAAGTTTGTCTTGGAAACCAAGTTTTGGTTTCAGATCGTGATCGTGACACGATACCTCCTCTGAtcctcctatatatactacttaccgGCCTCGACCAAAGACATATCAAAAACACATAGGGTTTTGACTCATTTCGCAGCTTGCGCTGCCGTCGTTGTCTACTctatcccaaacgccggcgtgcatcggcatGCGGGGGAGCAGGTCTCCAGTATCGTTCGtccttgcgatcctgcaccggtggaggacgaattaggtttttgggaagcgctctgCGCGACTGCTCAAGTTTGTCATCACGGgccgtcttccgtccaagtcgggaaGTGCTACTCATCGTTGTCTTCATCGCCGTCAACaacagatcgtcgccaacatcgtcatcaacaacgcCGCTCCCGCAATACCTAAGGAATAGTATGTCCATCGTGATTTGTTCATGTCACTATCTGTAGTTATTGTTCAGTGTGCGATGCCGGTGTGCATGTTTTCCTGTGCATGTAGTATGctagattgttgcatgctattTTCTGTTCTAGTTATGAATCATTTACTGGAATTagtcatgaacttgcctaatattgcAACACAAAGACATAGTTGATTACGACACAACAAAGAAGATGACAGAAGCGTAAGACTTCAAATTCAATCACAATCGTCCGCTTTACTCCCGCTATGGCTGAGGGAGAATGCTATTAGAAGTATAATTATGTTTAAGTTAGAGATTAGGAGTTATAGATAGAATAAGATTAAACCATGTATGACATGCCCTATACTCCAAGTCTCTCTCCCTCATATTATGCTCTATATATTCCTCATATGAGAGTCAAATCAATACAACTCAAATATTAGTCATCCTATAGTTTCTACAAATTGAAGAGTTGCGGAATGAATGAAATGATACAAAGTTTCTTCATACACCTTCTCCTAGATATATTTATGAAAAAAGAGTTGATCTGTTTAGAGCTCTCCAAGCTTTTGGCAGACGAATAcatacaaaaggaaaaaaaaaagatgaCCGATCTTGAGGAGAAACTAAATATCATTTTTGCAAGATTCACCTATATTAAAATTTGAACCTATAATAACACACTAACAATGGTCAAATAGTAATGAGCCAAATATTTGCTAAATAGTACTACTATATGTGTCTAAAAATATATGTAAATTGAGATATAAAAGTCAGTACCTTGGCTTCCTTGAACAGCGACATGCAATGCATTTCGTCCATCTGGTCCAGAGTATGAAAGAAGCCCACCACTCAAGTCGTAGAGTGTTTTTGCGATGATTTTGTTTTCCAGTAAGACGGCTAGGTACAACGGCGAAGTGCCTTGTTCAGGAAAACGGGCCAGTTGTGGGTTCTCCTCCATGAACAACTTGACCATATCATTGTTCCCAGAGCGGACGGCCTCATGCAAGGCTGTCTCATGGATCTTGTTTTGTGTTTCAAGAAGTCCCTTTGCATTGTTAATACCCTGACCATTGGCGAGATCAATGAGAAGAGACACCATTCTCATGTTGCCCGCCCGTGCAGCAGAGTGCAGGGGTGTATCTCCGTGGCAGTTTTGCACGAAGAGGATGCTAGGTGCCTTGTCGTAGACGAGGCTGGCCTTGTTGGTGGAATCCTCAGAATCGCCATTAATGGCGGCGACCACGTGGAGAAGGGTGTCACCTCCAACGGTGACCGCGTACAAAGCTGGCGGCTGCGTCGCCGAGCTTCCGATGGTGTAGGCGGCTGCTTTCCCGTTGAGGAGTGATTCCAGATCTTGAAAAGAGCCAGAGTAGGCCAATGCTCGCAGCCCGGCatccatcttgggctccatggtggtCGCCGGCGGAGGGACAGCAGCAGCATTGGCCACAGCGGGTAAGATAGGCCTTGGAGTTGCCTGCCCACTGCTCGACGCCATTGATCACCAACACGAACGGGGGTGTAAGTCTGGTGAGGGCTGGAGCACGATGGGATGGATGAATTTGGTTGGGGCAAGATGGTAGACGAAGTAGGTGCAGATCTGGTGACGGGAATCAGAGAAGGCTAAAAACCGTGTTGGTATGAGGGCCTCTTTTGCTATTGCCAAGCATGCCAACAGCTGACAGCTAGCATTAGCTTCCAGATCAGCAATACATATATGATGGTTGCGAGCATCCACTACACTTGCTAGAAAATTACTCAAACACTATACACTAGACTGACACAATCATGTTGCTGAACTTAACCGAACATGACTAATTATATTGAGTATGGTAGGGTCGTCGGGCGAGTAGTATCAGACATGATCAATTTTGTTATACTACTATAAGATTAAGTACCGATGATTTGATTTTCGAACGAGTAGTATCAGACATGATCAAATTTGTTATACTACTATAAGATTAAGTACCGATGATTTGATTTTCGAAAAAGAAGTACCGACGATTTGGATCTGGGCACAAAGGAAAAACTAGATCAACTCGATTTTTCCAGATTGATTTTTCCATTATGACCTGGTCTCCTCCGTTCTTCTACAGAGACAATCATGTGCGTTGTTGCGTTGCAGCCTCTTCTGCACTTCTCTCATCATCCAGTGCGATCAAGAACATATTTTTGGTTCATAAAGAAGACAAAGAAAATGGCATTCACATGGAGAGTAATTAAGAAAGAGCAAGCACCGTATGAATAGATGGGGGCACTTCTGGGATATTCTTAGATTCCCATGTGTGGTGCACCCATCCCTTTGGGTGGCGATGGGCACCCTCGCATGGACCTTGTGGAATGTCCGAAATAAACTTGTGATTGAACATGTGATTCCATTACATGCGACTGACGCAATCTACAAAATGTGTGGCTTCTTACAGCTATGGAGACCGCTTAGCAAGCGAAGTGATCGAAACAACATCGACTTGATCATCGCGGGCCTTCACTCCATTGCTTGATCCCCTGCCCCACCGCCTACCCCCGAGCCGGATTAGTTAGCTTCCTTTTATTCAGGGGTGTTGTGCTGCTCCCCCAACAAGACTTATTTGGATCGTGTTGATCTTTTTTCCTTCTTAGCTGTTGAACTTTGAACTTGAGACCTCTCTTGTGGATGGATGTTGGTGCAGTTGCtgtataatataaagcgggggaaaaccctttttgTCAATAGATGGGGGCGCAGTCAAATTTCTCAGGGGGAAAAAGCAGTGACTTGATGGCTAATCAGATTCCAAATCGGCAATATATAGTGAAGTTAATAAAATCTGACTAACTGGCATATACAGTGATGTGTAATGTGGTGTATCCATTTTGAAGGACGGATGACAACCCAATCCTTGTCTTTTTAGAGAAATTATTAGTATGCCAAGTATGCAGATTTTATTCATAAGACTAAGGAGCAAGGATTTTCATTTGTGCATAAAGGAAAAAACTTGCCTATGACCTATATAAAAATTGAGGTAGGTGCTTGTTCTTATTTTTGGTGGGGAAACCGGTTGGTATTGTTCTTCATTAGCTTGATCTTATCTTGTAATGCAGGCAGCAACATTTTGTATGAGCGAGTGGTTAGACTTGTAGCAGTCTCCACCAATATAGTATGCAAATTTTGTCTTTCTTGGAACCAGTGGTTATTAGAATATTGGACCGTATAATTGGCTTGGATCAGACTGACAGAAATTGTACAAATGATAAATCAGTGGTTGCCATCTACTATGTGGCGTAGTTTTTTATTTCTGAACAATAGCTTCGAACTTGTTACTTGGGGTGTCGGTACGTGTGGAATGGCAAGATCCATGTCTCCAGGGAGGCTCGTCGTGGAGTCCATGTTCTGCTCGTAATGTGCACATTGGAATAATACTAGTGGAGCTTACTGCCTCGCCACTGGCAACAGTGGTGTATTTCAAGGAGCAGGAGAATTACAAAAATCTATCGCATGCTCAAGTTTTGGCTTGCATTGGGTCGAGCTATTCAGTCCGCTTCTGACGACGCTGTGTGTTTGGGCGCGCATTTTGTTATGGTTAActtccatgtactccctccgttcctaaataattgtctttctagagattttaacaagtgactacatacggagcaaaatgagtgaatctacactctaaaacatgtctacatacatccgtatgttatagttcatttgagatggctagaaagacaattatttaggaacggagggagtaattttcaACGAGATCTCATTTTCAATTTTGGATTCTCCAATCTGGAATGTGAGAGAGACACCGTCTCTTTGTCTCCT
The Triticum aestivum cultivar Chinese Spring unplaced genomic scaffold, IWGSC CS RefSeq v2.1 scaffold120443, whole genome shotgun sequence DNA segment above includes these coding regions:
- the LOC123172771 gene encoding protein ACCELERATED CELL DEATH 6-like is translated as MEPKMDAGLRALAYSGSFQDLESLLNGKAAAYTIGSSATQPPALYAVTVGGDTLLHVVAAINGDSEDSTNKASLVYDKAPSILFVQNCHGDTPLHSAARAGNMRMVSLLIDLANGQGINNAKGLLETQNKIHETALHEAVRSGNNDMVKLFMEENPQLARFPEQGTSPLYLAVLLENKIIAKTLYDLSGGLLSYSGPDGRNALHVAVQGSQVDRMDIGTVDYACRNISLSWILNMQDKDGNTGLHLAENEVQILKALKYVSAKRGIVHQGFLDEFDIDQSRQEEIHMMSQVKEGTQSLCIGSVLIATVTFGATFTMPGGLRADDHTNAGSPTLAGTFYFYAFIVANTIAFTLSVMATISYIISGTPAIERVFLSADISNGLSVNHIQQFYTLWALWDLVYLQDDVPDDITWTLTSNGVYSAASAYKVQFKGTILITMLSGFGV